The stretch of DNA GCTCACCACGAATATACGATGATTCCGTGCCTTTTTCAATGACCTGTTTTTCTTTTCTTTATTTTGTTAACTCGAAGTGCATAAGTTGAGCTAGGGGAGTATGAAAAGGGTTATCCTGGATATTGATTTGAAATGTAATTTCTAAGCATTTTGTTCTCTTCTTTGGTGCTTTTATACATAAGCTTCAAGATATCCCCGATTGAAATTAACCCCTTAAGGCCTGTTTCATCGCATATGGGGAGATGGCGGATCCGATGCTGTGTCATTACGTTAATCGCATACTGGATATCATCATCCGGCGAGCCGCAAATGACTCCTGCGGTCATGACTTCTTTAATAGGCGTTTCTGAAAGGACGCCACATTTCGCACAAACGCGTTTTAACAGATCCCTTTCAGTGAATATTCCTATCGGACGTTTTCCATCCAT from Kosmotoga arenicorallina S304 encodes:
- a CDS encoding CBS domain-containing protein — its product is MKLVDIIKEKGDVVYSVSADATVKDAVDTMVRENIGAVMVMDGKRPIGIFTERDLLKRVCAKCGVLSETPIKEVMTAGVICGSPDDDIQYAINVMTQHRIRHLPICDETGLKGLISIGDILKLMYKSTKEENKMLRNYISNQYPG